A single genomic interval of Roseomonas aeriglobus harbors:
- a CDS encoding family 43 glycosylhydrolase: protein MTLTRRDAVLTAGTAAIAAALPASATAQRRGTAPDWKRGLDNQRVADLGDGRFLNPLMAGDHPDPTILKDGADYYMTFSTFDSYPGLVIWHSRDLLNWVPITAALTKNIGSVWAPELAKHKGRYFLYIPTKNPTTNWVIWADDIRGPWSEPVDLKLPAHIDPGHAVGEDGSRWLFLSGGDRVRLSDDGLSRVGEPEHVYDPWRYPNDWDVEGFSPEGPKVLRHKGWFYLILAVGGTAGPPTGHMVIAARSRSIHGPWENCPHNPIVRTTDPAEKWWSRGHATLVEGPAGDWWSVYHGYENGYWTLGRQTLLDPVEWTADGWFRMTGGDLSRPLAAPKGGRKVGPHGQALSDDFRDLAIGSKWNFFKPAADERTRARVENGALVLAARGAAPSSSSPLLLIAGDQAYQFECDIEIAPGGTAGLILFYDEKLYCGLGFDEKRFVTHQYGIERGRPANPHGRRMRMRVTNNRHIVSFHTSSDDGRTWTRFDRGMEVSGYHHNVRGGFLMLRPGLYSAGQGEAKFRDFRFRAL, encoded by the coding sequence ATGACCCTCACCCGCCGCGACGCCGTTCTGACCGCTGGTACCGCTGCTATCGCTGCAGCGCTGCCGGCATCCGCGACGGCGCAGCGGCGGGGGACCGCTCCGGATTGGAAGCGCGGGCTCGACAATCAGCGGGTCGCCGACCTGGGCGACGGCCGCTTCCTCAACCCGCTGATGGCCGGCGACCATCCCGACCCCACGATCCTGAAGGACGGGGCGGATTACTACATGACCTTCTCGACCTTTGATTCCTATCCGGGTCTGGTCATCTGGCATTCGCGCGACCTGCTGAACTGGGTGCCGATCACCGCGGCGCTGACGAAGAACATCGGATCGGTCTGGGCGCCCGAACTCGCCAAGCATAAGGGCCGCTATTTCCTCTATATCCCGACCAAGAACCCGACGACCAACTGGGTGATCTGGGCCGACGACATCCGGGGGCCGTGGAGCGAGCCCGTCGACCTGAAGCTGCCCGCGCATATCGACCCCGGCCATGCCGTCGGGGAGGACGGCAGTCGCTGGCTGTTCCTGTCGGGCGGTGACCGGGTCCGCTTGTCCGACGACGGCCTCTCCCGCGTCGGTGAGCCCGAGCATGTCTACGACCCCTGGCGCTATCCGAACGACTGGGACGTCGAAGGCTTCAGTCCCGAAGGGCCAAAGGTGCTGCGGCACAAGGGCTGGTTCTACCTGATCCTCGCGGTCGGCGGGACGGCCGGGCCGCCGACCGGCCATATGGTCATCGCCGCACGCTCGCGGTCGATCCATGGGCCGTGGGAGAATTGCCCGCACAACCCGATCGTCCGCACGACCGACCCGGCCGAGAAATGGTGGTCACGCGGCCATGCGACGCTGGTCGAGGGGCCGGCGGGCGACTGGTGGAGCGTCTATCACGGGTACGAGAACGGCTATTGGACGCTCGGGCGCCAGACCCTGCTCGATCCGGTCGAATGGACCGCGGACGGCTGGTTCCGGATGACGGGCGGCGACCTGTCCCGCCCCCTTGCCGCGCCCAAGGGTGGCCGAAAAGTCGGTCCGCACGGCCAGGCGCTGAGCGACGACTTCCGTGACCTGGCGATCGGCAGCAAATGGAATTTCTTCAAACCTGCCGCGGACGAACGCACCCGCGCGCGGGTCGAGAACGGTGCGCTGGTGCTGGCGGCACGCGGTGCGGCGCCGTCGTCGTCCTCTCCGCTCCTGCTGATCGCGGGAGACCAGGCCTATCAGTTCGAATGCGATATCGAAATCGCGCCGGGTGGCACCGCCGGGCTGATCCTGTTCTACGACGAGAAGCTCTATTGCGGGCTGGGCTTCGACGAGAAACGCTTCGTCACGCACCAGTACGGCATCGAACGCGGCCGCCCCGCCAACCCGCATGGCCGCCGGATGCGGATGCGGGTGACCAACAACCGGCATATCGTCAGCTTCCACACGTCCAGCGACGACGGACGGACTTGGACGCGGTTCGACCGGGGCATGGAAGTGTCGGGCTACCACCACAACGTTCGCGGCGGCTTCCTGATGTTGCGCCCGGGGCTGTATTCGGCCGGTCAGGGCGAAGCGAAGTTCCGCGATTTCCGGTTTCGGGCGCTGTAG
- a CDS encoding TonB-dependent receptor produces the protein MKALKTASRLGATSTLAIAVAALFGPTPADAHDGPTPAAAVTVPVQTGTPSQTVPSPQDASEGDIVVTGYRAALESAIDTKRIATVQVDAINADDIADFPDNNLAESLQRLPGVSIDRDNGEGRGITVRGLGGDFNRTRLNGLEALATAGSNDAGTSPNRSRSFDYNTFASELFSSLKVQKTPSAETDEGSLGATIDLQTGRPFDYKKSTFALSTEGSYQQNSKKWSPRIAGLASTRFAGGDMGILISGAYAKAQNELDQYARAAGQSDYLYRGTQWAGNENPQRAGFAAPAGTTFGSAITNPDAIAFQTGSDAAAYAKLYPGAPYNTAGRFDDSLVRIPALATLQQQDVKNERIGLTAAYQWRISSRTLLSIDGAYSRFKNRSTNNQISSVGLNRNNTNAAYNTAPSVGGALAPGAGLAITGSTGSRALYPGLCTPAAGSDLVPAQDCGQQLYGTTPAFATALDRNGNRVTSVLAPSAVVPGALAASDPAAANIFSTNPFNLDPYDYYNNPNSVGYIPSINRTAFRGQLIGRPAVDVLDANVSNGVADYLVLRNVDFRSAADQSEYTTEFKQASLNLSHQFTDTFKAVFIGGMSESTNNTQGLLVEFNRMDSPNNFVYDERGGGDMPKIDFGFNAADPNAWEVVKGFSAIRHYQRKVKNTYKQGKIDFDWQVNDEFNLGFGGNYREFGFETSLAERNNDLLNPTLKEAGATVASVSKVVNFGQGLNVPEGTASQFIVPTIAGFQNLFDFTCDCVNKWGDWRLTTRRNGGRENFSVTEKDTGLYFQADWNTTIFDIPFRGNAGTRIAITDVTSNGTTTAGRPIVGTNRYTDYLPSMNLVFEPLPDVIVRFAVSKVMARPLLGNLSPTITAISVPNDGNNVGATLTVGNPKLKPFRSTNLDLSYEWYFARGGLFSVALFQKDIESFPQTILFTAPLSQFADAETIAAIRAQFTNAAQIAYLDANNPFTARQFADAPGGYLRGVEVSYQQNFTFLPGFLKNFGAQLNYTYIKSQLNYILDPGVQNAQGVQVTPQVLGRGPFLGVSPQAVNATLFYETKKFRARVSGAYRKGYSTQYPIASGPCAPGLQSIPANPSIAGTECNGPLVNDFVSSRSTLNVDASTSYKFTDWFSITAEGLNLTNQTSNRYAYEARNVVTQYASSGPIYRIGARFKF, from the coding sequence ATGAAAGCCCTGAAGACCGCTTCTCGCCTCGGCGCCACGTCCACGCTCGCGATTGCGGTCGCGGCGCTGTTCGGTCCGACGCCGGCGGACGCGCATGACGGCCCGACGCCTGCCGCAGCGGTCACCGTGCCGGTTCAGACGGGAACGCCCTCCCAGACTGTCCCGAGCCCGCAGGACGCGAGCGAAGGCGACATCGTCGTCACCGGTTACCGGGCCGCCCTGGAAAGCGCGATCGATACCAAGCGCATCGCGACCGTGCAGGTCGACGCGATCAATGCCGACGACATTGCCGACTTTCCCGACAATAACCTGGCCGAATCGCTGCAACGCCTTCCCGGCGTCTCGATCGATCGGGACAATGGCGAAGGGCGCGGCATTACGGTTCGCGGCCTGGGCGGCGACTTCAACCGCACTCGCCTGAACGGCTTGGAGGCGCTGGCAACCGCGGGGTCGAACGATGCGGGCACCAGCCCCAACCGCAGCCGCAGCTTCGATTACAACACCTTCGCCTCCGAACTCTTCAGTTCGCTGAAGGTCCAGAAGACGCCGTCGGCCGAAACCGACGAAGGCTCGCTCGGCGCCACGATCGACCTGCAGACCGGCCGGCCGTTCGACTATAAGAAGAGCACCTTCGCGCTATCGACCGAAGGCAGCTACCAGCAGAATTCGAAGAAATGGTCGCCGCGTATCGCCGGGCTGGCGTCGACGCGGTTCGCCGGCGGCGACATGGGAATCCTGATCTCGGGCGCCTACGCGAAGGCGCAGAACGAGCTCGACCAGTACGCCCGCGCGGCCGGCCAGTCGGACTATCTCTATCGCGGGACGCAATGGGCGGGGAACGAGAATCCCCAGCGCGCCGGCTTCGCGGCCCCGGCAGGTACGACGTTCGGCAGCGCCATCACCAACCCCGACGCCATAGCCTTCCAGACCGGGTCGGACGCCGCGGCCTATGCGAAGCTGTATCCCGGTGCGCCGTACAACACGGCCGGCCGCTTCGACGATTCGCTGGTTCGCATTCCGGCGCTTGCGACGCTGCAACAGCAGGACGTGAAGAACGAGCGCATCGGCCTGACCGCCGCCTATCAATGGCGGATCTCGAGCCGGACGCTGCTCAGCATCGACGGCGCCTACTCGCGCTTCAAGAACCGGTCGACGAACAATCAGATCTCGTCCGTCGGCCTGAACCGAAACAACACCAACGCCGCCTATAACACCGCCCCATCGGTCGGCGGTGCGCTGGCGCCCGGCGCGGGCCTGGCGATCACCGGATCGACCGGCTCGCGGGCGCTATATCCCGGCCTATGCACGCCCGCCGCGGGGAGCGATCTGGTCCCCGCGCAGGATTGCGGCCAGCAACTCTATGGCACCACCCCGGCATTTGCGACCGCGCTCGATCGCAACGGCAACCGGGTGACCTCGGTGCTGGCGCCCTCGGCCGTCGTGCCGGGCGCGTTGGCGGCAAGCGATCCGGCGGCGGCCAACATCTTCTCGACCAACCCGTTCAATCTCGATCCCTATGATTACTACAACAACCCGAATTCGGTCGGTTACATCCCTTCGATCAACCGCACCGCCTTCCGCGGCCAGTTGATCGGCCGCCCGGCGGTCGATGTGCTCGATGCCAATGTTTCAAACGGCGTCGCTGACTATCTCGTCCTGCGCAACGTCGATTTCCGCTCGGCGGCCGACCAGAGCGAATATACGACGGAGTTCAAGCAGGCATCGCTCAACCTGTCGCATCAGTTCACCGACACGTTCAAGGCCGTGTTCATCGGCGGCATGTCCGAATCGACGAACAATACGCAAGGCCTGCTCGTCGAATTCAACCGCATGGATAGCCCCAACAACTTCGTCTACGACGAACGGGGCGGCGGCGACATGCCCAAGATCGACTTCGGCTTCAATGCCGCCGATCCCAATGCCTGGGAAGTCGTCAAGGGCTTCTCGGCGATCCGCCATTACCAGCGCAAGGTGAAGAACACCTACAAGCAGGGGAAGATCGACTTCGATTGGCAGGTGAACGACGAATTCAATCTTGGGTTCGGCGGGAATTATCGCGAGTTCGGGTTTGAAACGTCACTGGCGGAACGCAACAACGACCTGCTCAATCCGACATTGAAGGAAGCCGGCGCCACCGTCGCGTCCGTCAGCAAGGTCGTCAATTTCGGACAGGGGCTGAACGTGCCGGAGGGCACGGCCTCGCAATTCATCGTGCCGACGATCGCCGGGTTCCAGAACCTGTTCGACTTCACCTGCGACTGCGTCAACAAATGGGGTGACTGGCGCCTGACGACGCGGCGCAACGGCGGGCGTGAGAATTTCTCGGTCACCGAAAAGGATACCGGGCTCTACTTCCAGGCCGACTGGAACACGACGATCTTCGACATTCCGTTCCGCGGCAATGCCGGCACCCGCATCGCGATCACCGACGTGACATCGAACGGCACCACGACGGCCGGCCGCCCGATCGTCGGCACCAATCGCTATACCGATTACCTGCCGTCGATGAACCTGGTGTTCGAACCCCTGCCCGACGTCATCGTTCGGTTCGCGGTATCGAAGGTGATGGCGCGTCCGCTGCTCGGCAATCTGTCGCCGACCATCACCGCGATTTCGGTTCCGAACGACGGCAACAACGTCGGCGCGACGCTGACCGTCGGCAATCCGAAGCTCAAGCCGTTCCGCTCGACCAACCTCGACCTCAGCTACGAATGGTATTTCGCGCGTGGCGGCCTGTTCTCGGTCGCGTTGTTCCAGAAGGATATCGAAAGCTTCCCGCAGACGATCCTGTTCACCGCGCCGCTCAGCCAGTTTGCGGATGCCGAGACGATCGCGGCGATCCGCGCGCAATTCACCAACGCGGCGCAGATCGCATATCTCGACGCGAACAACCCCTTTACCGCACGCCAGTTCGCCGATGCGCCCGGCGGCTATCTGCGCGGCGTCGAAGTCAGCTACCAGCAGAACTTCACCTTCCTGCCGGGATTCCTCAAGAACTTCGGCGCGCAGCTGAACTACACCTACATCAAGTCTCAGCTGAACTATATTCTCGACCCCGGCGTGCAGAATGCGCAGGGTGTACAGGTGACGCCGCAGGTGTTGGGCCGTGGTCCGTTCCTGGGTGTTTCGCCCCAGGCGGTCAACGCGACCCTCTTCTACGAAACGAAGAAGTTCCGGGCCCGTGTCTCGGGTGCCTATCGCAAGGGCTACAGCACGCAATATCCGATCGCATCGGGGCCGTGCGCACCCGGCCTGCAGAGCATTCCGGCCAATCCGTCGATTGCAGGCACGGAATGCAACGGTCCGCTGGTCAACGACTTCGTGTCTTCCCGCTCGACGCTGAACGTCGATGCGTCGACGAGTTACAAGTTCACCGATTGGTTCTCGATCACCGCCGAGGGTCTGAACCTGACCAACCAGACCAGCAACCGCTACGCCTATGAAGCGCGCAACGTCGTAACCCAATATGCCAGCTCGGGCCCGATCTATCGCATCGGCGCGCGGTTCAAATTCTGA